In one window of Haemorhous mexicanus isolate bHaeMex1 chromosome 31, bHaeMex1.pri, whole genome shotgun sequence DNA:
- the TMOD4 gene encoding tropomodulin-4 has product MTPYRQELEKYRDIDEDKILQELSPEELAQLDAELAEMDPENVLLPAGLRQRDQTHKSPTGPLDRDALLQHLERQALEAEERQDLVPFTGEKKGKPFVPKAAAPALPREEQVTLEPELEEALANATEAEMCDIAAILGMYTLMSNKQYYDAICSGNICNTEGINSVVQPDRYRPVPDEPPNPTDVAETLQRLQDNDPALQDVNLNNIKDIPVPTLEAICEAIKTNTHVRSLSLVATRSNDLVANAVAEMLEQNQSLQSLNLESNFITSAGMLRLLAAIGHCPTLSEIRVDNQCQRLGDTVEMAMAATLEQCPSLLRFGYTFTLQGPRARAAAALTRNNELRRQQKKS; this is encoded by the exons ATGACGCCGTACcggcaggagctggagaagtaCCGCGACATCGACGAGGACAagatcctgcaggagctgtccccGGAGGAGCTGGCCCAGCTGGACGCCGAGCTGGCCGAGATGGACCCCGAG AACGTGCTGCTGCCCGCGGGGCTGCGCCAGCGCGACCAGACCCACAAGAGCCCCACGGGACCGCTGGACCGGGACGcgctcctgcagcacctggagcgGCAGGCGCTGGAGGCCGAGGAGCGCCAGGACCTCGTGCCCTTCACCGGCGAGAAAAAAG ggaagcCGTTTGTCCCCAaggcggcggcgccggcgcTGCCGCGGGAGGAGCAGGTGACGCTGGAGCCGGAGCTGGAGGAGGCGCTGGCCAACGCCACCGAGGCCGAGATGTGCGACATCGCCG ccATCCTGGGCATGTACACGCTAATGAGTAACAAGCAGTACTACGATGCCATCTGCAGCGGGAACATCTGCAACACGGAGGGCATCAACA GCGTGGTGCAGCCGGACCGGTACCGGCCGGTGCCGGACGAGCCCCCGAACCCCACGGACGTGGCCGAGACGCTGCAGCGGCTGCAGGACAACGACCCCGCGCTGCAGGACGTCAACCTCAACAACATCAAG gacatccctgtccccacgcTCGAGGCCATCTGTGAGGCCATCAAGACCAACACCCACGTGCGCAGCCTCAGCCTGGTGGCCACGCGCAGCAACGACCTGGTGGCCAAC gcgGTGGCCGAGATGCTGGAGCAGaaccagagcctgcagagcctcaACCTCGAGTCCAACTTCATCACCAGCGCGGGCATGCTGCGGCTGCTGGCGGCCATCGGGCACTGCCCCACGCTGAGCGAGATCCGCGTGGACAACCAG TGCCAGCGCCTGGGGGACACGGTGGAGATGGCCATGGCAGCCACCCTGGAGcagtgtccctccctgctgcgCTTCGGGTACACCTTCACCCTGCAGGGCCCGCGGgcgcgcgccgccgccgccctcaCCCGCAACAACGAGCTCC GTCGCCAACAGAAGAAATCCTGA